Proteins found in one Mucilaginibacter gracilis genomic segment:
- a CDS encoding family 20 glycosylhydrolase, which yields MINTVKKTATVILLTAGMVLPWRGQAQNQSLPLIPYPQKVTMASGSFNINRQTVIALPSGQQSHQEATLLNNMVANGLGTYLKYGTGAGTNVIKLVTDASVTANEGYILSITPKKIILSAKSGAGMVRGIETIRQLMPDNVELANGTKLKQLVLPSVNIEDYSTYTWRGMHLDVSRHFFSIAYIKKYIDLLALYKFNTLHLHLTDDQGWRIEIKKYPKLTEQGAWRTFNNQDSVCMEKAKTNPDFAIDPKHIITRNGKTLYGGFYTQQQMKGIVAYAAQRHIDIIPEVDMPGHMMAAINNYPYLSCDGGSKWGEVFTTPICPCNESTFTFAENVYKEIFEIFPSKYIHIGGDEVDGSGWAKSGACKALMVKEGITTAAQLQSYFINRMEKFFNKNGRKLIGWDDVLEGGISPTAIVMYWRSWKPNAPVTAAKNGNKVIMTPGSPLYFDNEPDKNSVYNVYHFNPVPEKLNATEAKNIIGAQANVWTERIPTENRGDYMIFPRLTALAEVLWTGKNDYQGYLARLQQNYPRLDALNVHYRLPDLQNVAQNNVFTNQATLNITAPLPQMVMRYTTDGSVPNLKSTVLSGPLKITQSATIKLTAFMPNGLHSDVYNINYKQQNLAEPIIKANTQPGLTCDYYGAFYKKTALIPTEKPTGQYIVNTVVVPAEAAAPQFGLRYTGYLDIPETGIYTFYLTCDDGGILNIANRLVVDNDGLHSAIEKDGQVALQQGLQPIALNFIEGGGGYTLKLKYSKNGSAPQDIPAAWLKH from the coding sequence ATGATAAATACCGTTAAAAAAACAGCCACCGTAATACTATTAACCGCCGGTATGGTATTACCCTGGCGGGGTCAGGCGCAAAATCAATCATTGCCGTTAATTCCCTATCCGCAAAAAGTAACAATGGCAAGTGGGTCGTTTAACATCAACAGGCAAACAGTTATCGCACTTCCGTCAGGCCAGCAATCCCATCAGGAAGCCACCCTGTTAAACAACATGGTAGCTAACGGCTTAGGCACTTACTTAAAATATGGTACAGGTGCAGGTACTAACGTAATTAAGTTGGTTACCGATGCTTCTGTAACTGCCAACGAAGGTTATATATTAAGTATCACGCCAAAAAAAATTATCCTGTCGGCTAAAAGCGGTGCGGGTATGGTGCGCGGTATCGAAACCATTAGGCAATTAATGCCGGATAATGTTGAATTGGCAAACGGTACTAAACTCAAACAACTGGTACTTCCGTCGGTAAATATTGAAGATTATTCAACCTACACCTGGCGCGGTATGCATCTTGATGTTTCGAGGCATTTCTTTTCTATCGCATACATCAAAAAATACATCGATCTGTTGGCACTTTACAAATTCAACACGTTGCATTTGCATTTAACCGACGACCAGGGTTGGCGTATCGAGATCAAAAAATATCCCAAACTTACCGAACAAGGCGCGTGGCGCACCTTTAACAACCAGGATTCGGTTTGTATGGAAAAAGCTAAAACCAATCCCGATTTTGCTATCGATCCTAAACACATCATTACCCGCAATGGTAAAACCCTTTACGGCGGCTTTTACACGCAGCAGCAAATGAAGGGTATAGTTGCCTACGCGGCTCAACGCCATATTGATATTATCCCCGAAGTTGATATGCCCGGCCACATGATGGCGGCCATTAATAACTATCCGTATCTATCGTGCGATGGCGGCAGCAAGTGGGGCGAGGTATTTACCACCCCGATATGCCCCTGTAACGAGAGTACATTTACCTTTGCCGAAAACGTTTATAAAGAGATATTTGAGATATTCCCAAGTAAATATATCCACATTGGCGGAGACGAGGTTGACGGTTCGGGCTGGGCAAAGTCTGGTGCCTGTAAGGCTTTGATGGTTAAAGAAGGCATTACCACCGCAGCCCAACTGCAAAGCTATTTTATTAACCGGATGGAAAAGTTTTTTAACAAAAATGGCCGCAAGTTAATTGGATGGGACGATGTTTTGGAAGGCGGCATTAGCCCCACAGCCATTGTAATGTATTGGCGAAGCTGGAAACCAAACGCCCCGGTTACCGCAGCTAAAAACGGCAATAAGGTCATCATGACGCCCGGCAGCCCGCTTTACTTTGATAACGAGCCCGATAAAAACTCGGTTTACAATGTGTACCATTTTAACCCCGTTCCCGAAAAACTAAACGCCACCGAAGCTAAAAATATAATTGGCGCACAAGCCAACGTTTGGACTGAGCGCATACCTACCGAAAACCGAGGCGATTATATGATATTCCCACGATTAACGGCCCTTGCCGAAGTTTTGTGGACCGGAAAGAATGATTATCAGGGCTACCTTGCACGGTTACAGCAAAACTACCCGCGCCTGGATGCTTTAAATGTGCATTACCGTTTGCCCGATTTGCAAAATGTTGCCCAAAACAATGTATTTACAAACCAAGCCACATTAAACATTACCGCACCGCTACCGCAAATGGTAATGCGTTATACAACGGATGGTTCGGTGCCCAATCTAAAATCAACGGTATTAAGCGGGCCGCTAAAAATAACACAGTCGGCAACAATTAAACTTACAGCCTTTATGCCTAACGGGCTACATAGCGATGTTTACAACATTAACTACAAACAGCAAAACCTGGCCGAGCCAATAATAAAGGCCAATACACAACCTGGTTTAACATGCGATTACTACGGAGCGTTTTATAAAAAAACCGCCCTGATACCCACCGAAAAACCAACCGGACAATACATTGTAAACACCGTTGTGGTACCTGCTGAGGCTGCAGCACCGCAATTTGGTTTACGGTACACCGGCTATTTAGATATTCCCGAAACAGGCATTTACACCTTTTACCTCACCTGCGATGATGGGGGAATTTTAAATATAGCCAACCGTTTGGTGGTTGATAACGATGGCCTGCATTCGGCAATTGAGAAAGACGGCCAGGTTGCTTTGCAACAAGGTTTACAACCCATTGCGCTCAACTTTATTGAAGGCGGCGGTGGCTATACACTTAAATTAAAATACAGTAAAAATGGTTCGGCACCGCAGGATATTCCTGCCGCATGGTTAAAACATTGA
- a CDS encoding alpha-L-fucosidase — translation MKKFILILFLVKATLGFTQPAPKPFGALPSKAQLNWHQMEMYCIIHFGVDTYTDKEWGFGDEDLKILNPVKFNAAQIVGAAKAGGFKGVVIVAKHHDGLCLWPSKTTEHNISNTAWKNGKGDMVKEYQLACLKLNMQMGVYCSPWDRNNPNYGKPGYLAIYQNQLRELYQNYGTLFVSWHDGANGGDGFYGGAREIRTIDRSTYYDWPNTWAITRKMQPSAVIFGDVGPDVRWVGNEEGHAGETCWATYNPQAPDAGKIPANGYVKDEEGTEGTLHGTHWMPAECDVSLRPGWFYHASQNNQVKSPYTLLNLYYKSVGRGANLDLGLSPNRNGLLDTEDVASLKQFGKILNQTFAVDLAKSAKLTASNIRGNNAAKYGPEFLLDNNRYTYWATDDKVTTPVLTLNLGTLKSFNVIRLRENIKLGQRIEAAEVDAFLAGEWVKIASVTSIGANRLIRLPQNITTGKVRLRITKSPVCIALSDFALYKEPTHVTVPIITRNKAGQVTIATDAPVEAIRYTVDGSDVTIKSPIYNAPIVLANGGLIKAIAIDGKQTSEQAMAQFGVSKQNWTVLPGTTGNNPKNAIDENNNSLWSTLPTDSVSSFVPAELRVDMGTAQNIAAFSYLPRQDKKSAGVVDQFVFLVSTDGATWQQVAGGEFANIKSNPIEQQVKLAQPVNARYFAFKALHVVSGNGITAAEIGITTQQ, via the coding sequence ATGAAAAAGTTTATCCTTATTTTATTTCTTGTAAAGGCAACATTGGGTTTTACGCAACCTGCACCAAAGCCCTTTGGCGCGCTGCCATCAAAGGCGCAGCTTAACTGGCACCAAATGGAAATGTATTGCATCATCCATTTTGGGGTAGATACCTATACAGATAAGGAATGGGGCTTTGGCGATGAAGATCTTAAAATATTAAATCCGGTAAAATTTAATGCGGCACAAATTGTTGGTGCAGCTAAAGCCGGAGGTTTTAAAGGCGTAGTAATTGTAGCCAAACACCACGATGGTTTATGCCTGTGGCCAAGCAAAACCACGGAACACAACATATCAAACACAGCCTGGAAAAACGGCAAGGGCGATATGGTTAAAGAGTATCAGTTAGCCTGCCTTAAACTTAACATGCAAATGGGTGTTTATTGCTCACCGTGGGACAGAAACAATCCCAATTATGGCAAACCCGGATATTTAGCCATTTACCAAAATCAGCTTAGGGAACTTTACCAAAATTACGGTACGCTGTTTGTATCGTGGCACGATGGTGCCAACGGCGGCGACGGCTTTTATGGTGGCGCGAGAGAGATCCGCACCATAGACCGCTCCACTTATTACGATTGGCCAAACACCTGGGCCATTACCCGTAAAATGCAGCCTTCGGCAGTTATTTTTGGGGATGTTGGCCCCGATGTGCGTTGGGTTGGTAACGAAGAGGGCCATGCCGGAGAAACCTGCTGGGCAACCTACAACCCGCAAGCCCCCGATGCAGGCAAAATTCCGGCAAACGGCTACGTTAAAGATGAAGAAGGTACCGAGGGTACTCTGCACGGTACACATTGGATGCCTGCCGAGTGCGATGTATCGTTAAGGCCGGGTTGGTTTTATCACGCCAGTCAAAATAACCAGGTAAAATCGCCATATACATTACTTAACCTGTATTATAAAAGTGTTGGCCGTGGTGCCAATCTCGATCTGGGCCTCTCCCCTAACCGCAACGGGTTGCTTGATACCGAAGACGTAGCATCACTTAAACAATTCGGCAAAATTTTAAATCAAACGTTTGCGGTTGATTTGGCTAAAAGTGCCAAACTCACAGCAAGCAACATTCGCGGAAACAACGCAGCAAAATATGGCCCCGAGTTTTTGCTGGATAATAACCGTTACACCTATTGGGCCACCGATGATAAGGTAACAACGCCCGTATTAACTTTAAACTTAGGCACCTTAAAAAGCTTTAATGTGATACGCTTACGCGAAAATATTAAACTGGGCCAGCGCATAGAAGCCGCCGAAGTAGATGCATTTTTAGCGGGCGAATGGGTAAAAATTGCTTCGGTTACCAGTATAGGCGCAAACAGATTGATTAGGCTGCCTCAAAATATAACTACCGGCAAAGTGAGGTTGCGCATTACAAAATCGCCGGTTTGCATTGCTTTAAGCGATTTTGCTTTATATAAGGAACCAACACACGTAACCGTACCAATAATTACGCGCAATAAAGCCGGTCAGGTTACCATTGCTACCGATGCACCTGTTGAGGCCATTCGCTACACCGTAGATGGTAGCGATGTTACCATTAAATCGCCAATATATAACGCGCCTATAGTTTTGGCTAATGGTGGTTTAATTAAGGCAATAGCTATTGATGGCAAACAAACCAGCGAACAGGCAATGGCGCAATTTGGTGTAAGCAAACAAAACTGGACTGTGCTACCCGGCACTACGGGCAACAACCCGAAAAACGCCATCGACGAAAATAATAATTCGTTATGGAGTACATTACCTACCGACAGCGTTAGCAGTTTTGTACCTGCAGAATTACGCGTTGATATGGGCACGGCACAAAATATTGCAGCCTTCAGTTATTTACCAAGGCAGGATAAAAAATCGGCTGGCGTGGTCGATCAGTTTGTGTTTTTGGTTAGCACTGATGGTGCAACCTGGCAACAAGTTGCCGGTGGCGAATTTGCCAATATCAAATCGAACCCTATTGAGCAGCAGGTTAAGTTAGCACAACCCGTTAACGCACGGTATTTTGCTTTTAAGGCTCTGCATGTTGTTAGCGGCAATGGCATAACCGCCGCCGAAATAGGCATAACTACTCAACAATAA
- a CDS encoding exo-alpha-sialidase — MIKAAKLAFCIFAGLQSLTAFAQQGAIRNNYISDAGLPQLQIERSMIYTPGNSWLYNHHPAISYFNHKYYALWSNGIKDEDSPGQRVVYAVSADFVHWSPIKVLANPAKTNDTLNVLTAAGLYQYKGTLVAYFGEYTKHRKNTKLWAKTTTDGEHWSEPIDLHVPLIPNHGPQALKSGRLLISGNFLFPYTDDPRGISGWKLSSFYADSLYTQDNSSAFYAPSVKNGYPPLCEGSFYQTSDNVIHMLLRVTGKGWKGRLWLTESTDNAQTWSKPIETAFSDNDSKFHFGTLPDGRKYYVGIPDTLHHYNRNPLVLSIADDGKLFNHHYIIANQLYQLKQPGLWKGGQYGYPHTIISNGYMYVIVSRQKESIEVIRFKINQITRQIRLTAYILTVASMQNLHNAATRLYFYP, encoded by the coding sequence ATGATAAAGGCCGCCAAATTAGCTTTCTGTATTTTTGCAGGCTTGCAAAGTTTAACTGCTTTTGCACAGCAAGGCGCTATACGTAATAATTATATTAGTGATGCAGGTTTGCCGCAGTTGCAAATTGAGCGTAGTATGATTTACACGCCGGGTAATAGCTGGTTGTATAATCACCACCCCGCTATCAGTTATTTTAATCATAAGTATTACGCTTTATGGTCAAACGGAATAAAAGACGAGGATTCGCCGGGGCAAAGAGTAGTATATGCCGTTAGTGCCGATTTTGTGCATTGGTCGCCCATTAAAGTATTGGCAAATCCAGCCAAAACTAACGATACTTTAAACGTGCTTACCGCAGCAGGTTTATACCAGTACAAAGGTACTTTAGTGGCCTACTTTGGCGAATACACGAAACATCGTAAAAACACAAAACTATGGGCCAAAACCACCACCGATGGCGAACACTGGAGCGAGCCCATTGATTTGCATGTTCCCCTGATACCCAACCACGGTCCGCAGGCTTTAAAAAGTGGAAGGCTGCTCATCAGCGGTAACTTTTTATTTCCATACACCGACGACCCACGCGGCATTTCCGGATGGAAATTAAGCAGCTTTTATGCCGATTCGCTTTATACTCAGGATAACTCATCGGCGTTTTACGCACCCTCGGTTAAAAATGGATACCCGCCATTATGCGAAGGTTCTTTTTATCAAACAAGCGATAACGTGATACACATGCTACTCCGCGTAACAGGCAAAGGCTGGAAAGGCCGCTTATGGCTAACCGAAAGTACCGACAATGCCCAAACCTGGAGCAAACCCATAGAAACAGCCTTTAGCGATAATGATAGCAAATTTCATTTCGGCACCCTGCCCGATGGCCGTAAGTATTACGTAGGCATACCAGATACCCTGCACCATTACAACCGTAACCCATTGGTTTTGAGCATTGCCGATGATGGAAAACTATTTAACCACCATTATATTATAGCAAACCAATTATACCAGCTTAAACAGCCCGGTTTATGGAAAGGCGGCCAGTATGGTTATCCGCATACCATCATCAGCAATGGTTATATGTACGTTATCGTTTCGCGCCAAAAAGAATCTATCGAGGTTATCCGTTTCAAAATCAATCAGATAACCAGGCAAATCCGGCTAACGGCGTATATATTAACGGTTGCATCAATGCAAAACTTGCATAACGCGGCTACCAGGTTATATTTTTATCCCTAA